Sequence from the Amaranthus tricolor cultivar Red isolate AtriRed21 chromosome 1, ASM2621246v1, whole genome shotgun sequence genome:
TATTAATATTTACACTATGAAAAATGGGTGCAATTTATAGGGACAAAATGAGTACTAAACAATTGCATGGCTGTCTAAATGCCGAACTTGAGCTATTACATTATTTTTGCTATGCCTTCTATTTATTCCAAGTCCAAGGCATCTTATTCAATTTCTTGGCCATTGTCTCTTTGCAGGCAAATAGCAAGTATAGCAGAAGCAGAAATAAAAGCTAATTTTTGGGAATTCTGTAAATATTAATCTTGTGGAGCTGAGGAGATATCTCGTCTTCCCCTCACTATACTTGAGGGATAATGGAATGGAGGATATCATCTGATTCAAGTTGGATTGAGTGAAGCTTGATTGCTTTGTCTTGTTTTAGCTTGGTCCTTGTCTGTCGGACTGAAAATATTAGCGTAAGATGCATTCAAGTGATGTGTTTTTCTCATGTTCATCGGAGTGAAAATATTGTCGAAAGATACATTCAAGCGATGTGTTTTCTTATGTCTGTTAGACCGGAAATGGTGAAGTTACAATTTTGTTATGGAAATGTCTCAGCATGGACATGGACATTCTTCAAGCTTTAGTACTAGTAAAGCTGCACTTTTCTTGCAATTTTATTGATTACTGATTTGCCATCTAAACAAGTACGAGTACCGCTATGTTTTATACAGAATTTTCtacgatttttttttgttcgtcAATTCAATTTGCTACAATTTTATATGTGGATATGATCTTTAATCTTCAACTActttttttactgattttttcaTCTTATAcaatatctatatacatatttCCCTCTGTGAAATACATCTTTTTCCCCTAATCCTTAAAAATCATCCTAATTATAGTGGTTGCATTATCAAGGGACACAGAAAGTATCAATTATGAAAACTTTAGTTCACCTTTCTTGTATTTCAAGAGTAAATATCAAGTGTATATTTCTGCATACAatttacgtttttttttttgcagaaaaagaaaagaatatagtatctcttttaaaaataaacaaaaacatcTATGGCCATGATCCATGTCCCTCCAAACAGAAATAAGACTCAACTAAGTAGGCCAAATTTTaacatcaaaaatcaaaatatatgcCAAAAGAAGTTGTGTACTATGCTACTGATACAAGTATTATAAGAATGCATCCGAAAAACAATCTCAATGCAACAAATATAGCAATCTTAAAACTCGGTTTCCAAAATGCCATCTATGAGACCAAACTCCATCCCCTGCAAACGAAGAAGGTGCATTGTTGAGCTAAAATGGCTTTGAGCATTATTCAATAATGAATCACTACACTTTCGTGGTGTCTCAGGTAGGTTACGACCTACAGCTTACATAAACGGGATGGGATACCAGTTCACTTAGCAAAATTAAACTTGCTTGACATTACCTCGGTCACAGATAAGAATCGATCTCTCTCTGTGTATTGCTGTACTCTCTCAAGAGGTTGACCGGTGAATGCAGCATACATTTTGTCAATTTTCTGCAATAATGCCACAAGGAAACAGGTTATAGGTTTATGCATACGAAATCATTACTATGTTACACTCAATTGTGGCTAAATTCACGCCAAGTCCACAGATATACAAAAGCTAAATGTGAATGATGCTTGCTTCAAAGAGCATGAGTTAAAGACTGATACTAACATAGCGAGATTGAACTGCTTCATTCACTTGACGCCTGACGTCCTCAACATGACCCTACAGGAACACGCACGATCAAGCTCATGCAACATGATAAACAACTAAACTAAAGCCATGTATCACCACGGTTATGAGAAATCAGTTCATACCCCACACCCACTCTGTGGTTGATGGATCATTACGCGTGAATTTGGCATTGCATAGCGCATGCCCTTTTCTCCACCAGCAAGGAGAAGCGCACCTTGACTTGCAGCTACGCCAAAACAAACTGTCCCAACTTTTGGCTTTATCTGTAAGTGAAATAACACTCTGTCAGCATAAGCTTTCAAGTATTCATGGGTAACACAATGTGTTACTCTAGGAATATTTCAAGATGTAACTATAAAAAGTGTAAGGATACAGTGACGAGAAAAATCTCCGCTACCACGGTAGCAGCATGCATGACAGGCGAAACAGGGGTAGCCGGGAAAGTTTTCCgaactcaaaaataaaataaaacaaacaaacaaactcaAAAAATTTCCTGGACAACTTACCCAAGACATGCAGTCATAAATTGCTAAAACAGAATATGTACTTCCACCAGGGCAGTTTAGATAGATCTGAAAAAAATTGAAGACACACATCAACCttaataaatttcaaacttGAGTTTCGATACAAATCTGAATGAAGAGGGGAAAGAATACCATTATGTCAGAGTTTTCATCAATAGCTGCCAAAGTTACAAGCTGGGATATAACCCGCTGAGCCACCTGCGAGTTCACTGGTTGGCCAATGAATATTATTCGGTTCCTGAACAACACACTAGATAGGTCCAATGGCCCTCCGGGTGTCATCACAGCCGGCATTATGGGTGGGTTACCCTTTTTGGCTTCAATAGACTCACTGCTGGAGCTTGAACAAAATAAAGGAGATAAGCAAGAATGTAATGTGCGAGGCCATAGTGGTCAACGAAGGTCCCTACCATATGTTATCTTTCAATGATATAAAACAGGACAACAAAATCGGACTCCTTTCTTAATGTCGGAATGACCCAAGAACCAGATTATCCAAACTAGCAACCATATTTAATCTTAAATAAGAGAACACTTGCACTGTGTTTGGATGGAGAGAATGGAAGGAGAGGAATTTAGAAGGATGGAGGATCCCTTGTTTCGTTAACAAAAAGAGAGAGAAGGGGTTTGGAGGAAATTCATAgagaaattttgttaaaaatacaatttcTCCTAAAGTGGAAATATTTGAAGAGAAAACACTAATTTTCCTTCCGTTTCCCATCCCTTCCCTTCTAAACAAGCAATGCGTACTCTCCCTCTTTACCCCACCCCTTCCCTTCCtttttgctatccaaacatagtgttaatGTTCACATTAtaatcaatgagtaatgaaacCACAAAAACAATTGCAACATATACATGATTTACTGAGGTACAAATTTTGGTAGATTAAGTAAATCTATATTGTTTACTTTTTAATTCAAGTAGGTTTTTTGTATAAGTGTGAATGAGCCACCTCACTGAAAACAGAGAGCTTGATCCAAATTGACAATTGGATAAAACACCTTGAAAAGGATAACAATATACCTTAGAGTGGTATATAGTCCAGACTGGTCAAGCTTTAAAGGAAGATCGATGCTTTTACTCGGTAATCCTGCAAGAATTATAGTACTTAGATGACGTAGCAGCTTGAATAGACACGGCACAACAGCAATCCAGAAGCTAAAGAAGATGATATAATGATCATTCTCAAAAGAATGGAAGCTCAACAGATCAACGTGAAGTCTTGAACTTATACACAAAttggttttgattattttttcgGTTTGTCCTTTTAGATGGATTCAACGTTACCTTGTCTAGTTGGTTTCTCCATTCTCCTTCGATTATTTATTTGGATTTTGGATGAAACACATGATTTACATCAACAACAAAACGAATATTCCATAAGTGTATTTACTCGAGCTCTTCATTTTGACACTATGTCTAAATTAGGATTTCGGACATTCAAACATGGGTATGGACACTTGACACTTCATTCCAGACTAAATGGAAAAACATCATAAAATTGTCAAATCACAACATCTGGACAAACCAATACTCCAATCAAGCAACATGGCTTGAAAGATAAAGCCATTCTAAATGCAATGTCCGTCATAAGTCCATACCCTAATCATCTCCCATATTTTTGCCTATCTCAACTTCACAAAACATTACAGAATGTATCCGACGTAGCAGCTTGAATTAGCATGGCGTTACAGCAATGCACAAGCTAAAGAAGACATAAAACATCCTTTACAATTggcttctttttcttcttaaagAATGACACAATGCCGGTcttcaaaaagaaagaaaagtaacAGCTGAGCTTGAAGTCCTGAGCATATACACATAGTGTTTTGATCGGTTAAGTGTTTCCATAGTTACCTTTGCAAGAAGCCCAAGCTCTTGTTGAaagattatataacatatattgggATTACAACCATAACTCAAGAGGTTTGGATGGTTCTAActaaagatatattatataactTACTTGGTTATTCCTCCAACAATTGCTAAGATAAAAGCGCATTCTTACA
This genomic interval carries:
- the LOC130828663 gene encoding ATP-dependent Clp protease proteolytic subunit 6, chloroplastic-like isoform X1; this encodes MAAAAISTYFTCSSSVSSKTTTSSPFPSLSKRNSNKSIVSVLSNPSKNYSSLAGLPSKSIDLPLKLDQSGLYTTLSSSSESIEAKKGNPPIMPAVMTPGGPLDLSSVLFRNRIIFIGQPVNSQVAQRVISQLVTLAAIDENSDIMIYLNCPGGSTYSVLAIYDCMSWIKPKVGTVCFGVAASQGALLLAGGEKGMRYAMPNSRVMIHQPQSGCGGHVEDVRRQVNEAVQSRYKIDKMYAAFTGQPLERVQQYTERDRFLSVTEGMEFGLIDGILETEF
- the LOC130828663 gene encoding ATP-dependent Clp protease proteolytic subunit 6, chloroplastic-like isoform X3 yields the protein MAAAAISTYFTCSSSVSSKTTTSSPFPSLSKRNSNKSIVSVLSNPSKNYSSLAGLPSKSIDLPLKLDQSGLYTTLSESIEAKKGNPPIMPAVMTPGGPLDLSSVLFRNRIIFIGQPVNSQVAQRVISQLVTLAAIDENSDIMIYLNCPGGSTYSVLAIYDCMSWIKPKVGTVCFGVAASQGALLLAGGEKGMRYAMPNSRVMIHQPQSGCGGHVEDVRRQVNEAVQSRYKIDKMYAAFTGQPLERVQQYTERDRFLSVTEGMEFGLIDGILETEF
- the LOC130828663 gene encoding ATP-dependent Clp protease proteolytic subunit 6, chloroplastic-like isoform X2 yields the protein MAAAAISTYFTCSSSVSSKTTTSSPFPSLSKRNSNKSIVSVLSNPSKNYSSLAGLPSKSIDLPLKLDQSGLYTTLSSESIEAKKGNPPIMPAVMTPGGPLDLSSVLFRNRIIFIGQPVNSQVAQRVISQLVTLAAIDENSDIMIYLNCPGGSTYSVLAIYDCMSWIKPKVGTVCFGVAASQGALLLAGGEKGMRYAMPNSRVMIHQPQSGCGGHVEDVRRQVNEAVQSRYKIDKMYAAFTGQPLERVQQYTERDRFLSVTEGMEFGLIDGILETEF